One Campylobacter sputorum genomic window, AAAAACAGGTAAATCTTTAACTGAGATAGAAGCTAATGTAAATGTTTTAACTCAATCAATAAATGAGATGAGTGAAAGCATTAGAGAACAAACTGAAGCAATATCTATGATAAATAACTCTGTAGCTGATGTAGATGCTTTAACAAAAGAAAATGTTAATATTGCAAACAATACAAACAGCATTACAAAAGAACTTGATACTATGTCTAAAGATATAGTTGAGAGTGTAAGGAATAATAGGTTTTAAATTAATCCCCCTTAATATATAAATTTTCTAGATGCTTAAAGCATCTAGAAGTAAACTATTAAAATAAACTATATCTTATAAATACTTTGTTTTTGTTTATCAGTAATTAATGCTTTTGGTAAATTTAAGTTATTAAATGCTTTTTGTAATTTCTTATACAATTTTTCAAAATCAACACCAGCTACTCTAGTTTCGCTTATGGTTGTGATAAAATTTGTATCACCTTTCCATCTTGGAACTAAATGATAATGTATATGCTCACAAATTCCAGCACCAGCGTCAGCTCCTAAATTCATACCTATATTTACACCAGTTGCATTTAATACTTCTTTTAAAATTTTAACTCCTAATTTTACATATAAACTCATTTCAAGCCAAGCTTTATCGTCTAAATATTCAATATTGTCTATATGCTCATATGGAATTACCATAAAATGCCCTGGAGAATATGGATAAAGATTCATAACACCAAAGCAGTGTTTTGCTCTAAAAAGCACACCAAATTCATCATCTTTTTGAGGATTTTTTACTATATTACAAAAAACACAACTATCACTTTTTGTCTCAAAATACTTAGATCTCCAAGGTGCATTTAAATGGTTCATATCTAACCTTTCATATATTTAA contains:
- a CDS encoding HIT family protein, yielding MNHLNAPWRSKYFETKSDSCVFCNIVKNPQKDDEFGVLFRAKHCFGVMNLYPYSPGHFMVIPYEHIDNIEYLDDKAWLEMSLYVKLGVKILKEVLNATGVNIGMNLGADAGAGICEHIHYHLVPRWKGDTNFITTISETRVAGVDFEKLYKKLQKAFNNLNLPKALITDKQKQSIYKI